In Ignavibacteriales bacterium, one DNA window encodes the following:
- a CDS encoding bifunctional oligoribonuclease/PAP phosphatase NrnA, translated as MIDFLLLKRIISENNSFLLSTHVNPDADAIGSEIAFCQILKKLGKTVNIINHSKTPYYLEFLDPENIIQKFDVEKHAHLFDEVDVLVALDLNSSNRLVKIEKYFNQSIKLKICIDHHQHPEEFVNYFFLDSSYSATGHIIFRFIKETNIVDLTKNIAVPIYAAIMTDLGSFRFDRTTSKIHHIIAELLDAGADPVDIYDKIYDQSNFSKIKLLGETLSSIQLNHSKEIAYMVVTQEAVLRTGADESEVDGFVNYCLSIKEVKIGLLFFEMKDGVKISLRSKGTIPVNLLAEEFGGGGHTNAAGTRLFDIRISEILTKIINRAEYYLNQ; from the coding sequence ATGATTGATTTTTTATTATTGAAAAGAATAATCAGCGAGAATAATTCATTTCTTCTTTCCACTCATGTTAATCCGGATGCTGATGCAATTGGTTCAGAAATAGCCTTTTGCCAGATTTTGAAAAAATTGGGAAAAACGGTTAATATTATCAACCATAGCAAAACACCTTATTATTTAGAATTCCTTGATCCGGAAAATATAATTCAGAAATTTGATGTAGAAAAGCATGCTCATCTCTTTGATGAGGTTGATGTTCTTGTTGCTCTTGATTTAAATAGCTCTAATAGATTAGTGAAAATAGAAAAGTATTTTAATCAAAGCATAAAACTAAAAATTTGTATCGATCATCATCAGCATCCTGAAGAATTTGTTAATTACTTTTTCTTAGACAGTTCCTACTCAGCAACCGGACATATTATTTTTAGATTTATTAAAGAAACAAATATTGTTGATTTGACTAAAAATATAGCTGTGCCAATCTATGCAGCTATCATGACGGATTTAGGTTCGTTTAGATTTGACCGCACAACTTCAAAAATCCATCACATAATAGCGGAACTTTTAGATGCCGGTGCGGATCCGGTTGATATTTATGATAAGATTTATGATCAAAGTAATTTTAGCAAAATAAAATTGTTAGGTGAAACTCTGTCTTCAATCCAGCTTAACCATTCCAAAGAAATTGCATATATGGTTGTTACACAAGAAGCAGTTTTACGAACTGGAGCTGATGAATCTGAAGTTGATGGTTTTGTAAATTATTGCCTTTCCATTAAAGAAGTAAAGATTGGGCTGCTTTTTTTTGAAATGAAAGATGGTGTAAAAATTAGTTTGCGATCCAAAGGAACAATTCCAGTTAATCTGCTTGCTGAAGAATTTGGAGGAGGCGGGCATACCAATGCTGCAGGTACCAGGCTGTTTGATATTAGAATTTCAGAAATACTTACTAAGATAATTAATCGTGCAGAGTATTATTTAAATCAATAA
- a CDS encoding ABC transporter ATP-binding protein, whose translation MEDKILIAKNIFKSFENQQKKKLQVLNGISLEIIKEKITVVVGASGAGKSTLLHIVSGLDRPDAGNVWINNKEIFQLTDNQLANFRNSHIGFVFQFHHLLPEFTAVENVAIPLMINNSSLKNALEKGKDLLKIVGLEDRIHHKPAELSGGEQQRVAVARALINQPEIIFADEPTGNLDSANSDILNNLFVNLRDEFRTTFVVVTHNPELMKLADYVFEMKDGNIVNK comes from the coding sequence ATGGAAGATAAAATTTTAATAGCGAAAAATATTTTTAAATCCTTTGAGAACCAGCAGAAAAAAAAGCTCCAGGTTTTAAATGGAATTTCTTTGGAAATTATAAAGGAAAAAATAACTGTTGTAGTCGGAGCTTCAGGTGCAGGCAAAAGCACACTTCTCCATATCGTAAGTGGATTAGATAGACCTGATGCTGGAAACGTGTGGATAAATAATAAAGAAATATTTCAGCTAACTGATAATCAATTGGCAAATTTTAGAAATTCGCATATCGGATTTGTTTTCCAGTTTCATCATTTGCTGCCAGAATTTACTGCGGTTGAAAATGTTGCCATACCATTGATGATAAATAATAGCTCGCTTAAAAATGCACTGGAAAAAGGAAAAGACCTTTTAAAGATTGTTGGACTGGAAGATAGAATTCATCATAAGCCAGCCGAGTTATCCGGCGGAGAACAGCAAAGAGTTGCAGTAGCAAGAGCGCTTATAAATCAACCTGAAATTATTTTTGCCGATGAACCAACTGGAAATCTTGATTCTGCAAACAGCGATATTCTAAACAATCTTTTTGTCAATCTCCGGGATGAATTTAGAACTACTTTTGTTGTTGTAACTCATAATCCGGAATTAATGAAACTTGCAGACTATGTTTTTGAAATGAAAGATGGGAATATTGTGAATAAATGA
- a CDS encoding 2-oxoacid:ferredoxin oxidoreductase subunit beta — protein sequence MENNIDVKAVKLTAKDFATDQDVRWCPGCGDYSILAQAQRIFPDLNIPKEKIVWVSGIGCSSRFPYYMNTYGFHSIHGRAAAIATGIKLARPDLSVWIATGDGDLLSIGGNHFIHTCRKNLDLKILLFNNRIYGLTKGQYSPTSEKGKVTKSTPYGSIDFPFNPVTLALGAECSFVARSLDRDPKHLQAMLKRAADHKGTAFIEIYQNCNIFNDGAFELLTEKDTKEDNVLVLENNKPMVFGKNKDKGIIIDGTTPKVVSLIDGKYSINDLLVHNEFDKSVVLAYLLGQMSNNPEFPTPIGIFRQITKPTYDGDLNKQIEMVTAKKGKGDLEKLLFSGNTWEVN from the coding sequence ATGGAAAATAATATAGATGTTAAAGCAGTAAAACTAACTGCAAAAGATTTTGCAACTGATCAGGATGTAAGATGGTGTCCAGGCTGTGGTGATTATTCCATTCTTGCACAGGCACAAAGAATATTTCCAGACTTAAATATTCCAAAAGAAAAAATTGTTTGGGTTTCCGGTATTGGGTGCTCAAGCCGCTTTCCATATTATATGAATACTTATGGATTTCATAGTATTCATGGTAGAGCCGCAGCAATTGCAACCGGTATTAAATTAGCCCGACCAGATCTTTCTGTTTGGATTGCTACTGGAGATGGTGATTTATTAAGCATTGGTGGAAATCATTTCATCCATACCTGCCGTAAAAATCTTGATTTGAAAATTCTGCTTTTCAATAACAGAATTTATGGATTAACAAAAGGACAGTATTCTCCAACTTCAGAAAAAGGAAAAGTTACAAAAAGTACTCCGTACGGCAGCATTGATTTTCCATTTAATCCAGTTACACTTGCACTTGGCGCAGAGTGTAGTTTTGTTGCACGTTCACTTGATAGAGATCCAAAACATTTGCAAGCAATGCTTAAACGAGCTGCAGATCATAAAGGAACTGCTTTTATAGAGATCTATCAGAACTGCAATATTTTCAATGATGGCGCTTTTGAATTACTGACTGAAAAGGATACCAAGGAAGATAACGTTCTGGTTCTTGAAAATAATAAACCGATGGTGTTTGGAAAAAATAAAGATAAAGGAATTATTATTGATGGAACTACTCCAAAAGTTGTTTCTCTAATCGATGGCAAATATTCCATCAATGATTTGCTTGTACACAATGAATTTGACAAGAGTGTTGTTCTTGCATATTTGCTTGGACAAATGAGTAACAACCCGGAATTTCCTACTCCCATTGGGATTTTTAGACAGATTACTAAACCAACTTATGATGGTGACTTGAACAAACAAATTGAAATGGTTACTGCTAAAAAAGGTAAAGGTGATTTAGAGAAATTATTGTTTAGCGGTAATACATGGGAAGTAAATTAG
- a CDS encoding ABC transporter permease, which translates to MNFEFFIAKRYLLSKHKLNFITIISIVSSIGITLGVAALIIVLSVFNGFGDLVTSILVNFDPHIRITSLTDGSSNKLEQLGMQLNKTNHIISYTPFVEGKTIIKCESRISIVDLKGFDYKSENTNWGFKSSLKYGKYNLNDNEDGIIIGLNLATKLQSLIGDSVAVTSFNNLSMSALTYAMPITKKYIVKGIFESNNNDYDLNYVFTSLKSAQDLLGLKDEVQGIEIRLDDIKFSNEIKTQLERNVNKNEFSISSWYDLHKDLYSMMQIERWVAYIILSLIIAVATFNVLGSLSMSVIEKKQDIGILRSMGVKDKSILRIFMFEGVLIGIIGTIAGSLIGLMVVLLQEHFKLYPLDPTRYIIDALPVQLRLSDFLAVAGMSFFLSFIASLYPAKRATKIALIDAIKWE; encoded by the coding sequence ATGAATTTTGAATTCTTTATTGCAAAAAGATATTTGCTTTCTAAGCATAAACTTAATTTTATTACAATTATTTCTATCGTTTCATCAATTGGAATTACACTCGGCGTAGCCGCTTTAATAATTGTACTTTCAGTCTTCAATGGTTTTGGTGATTTAGTAACGTCAATCCTTGTTAATTTCGATCCACACATTAGGATTACATCACTTACCGATGGAAGTTCAAACAAACTTGAACAACTTGGAATGCAACTTAATAAAACCAACCACATTATTTCTTATACACCATTTGTCGAAGGCAAAACAATAATCAAGTGTGAAAGCCGAATCAGTATTGTAGATTTAAAAGGATTTGATTATAAATCGGAAAATACAAATTGGGGATTTAAATCGAGTTTGAAATATGGTAAATATAATCTTAACGATAACGAAGATGGAATAATTATCGGTTTGAACCTTGCAACAAAACTTCAAAGTTTGATTGGTGATAGCGTAGCTGTTACTTCATTTAATAATCTAAGTATGTCAGCTCTCACCTACGCAATGCCAATAACTAAAAAGTACATAGTAAAAGGAATATTTGAATCCAACAACAACGATTATGATTTAAATTATGTTTTTACTTCTCTAAAGTCTGCTCAAGATTTATTAGGATTGAAAGACGAGGTTCAGGGTATTGAAATTCGATTAGACGATATTAAATTTTCCAACGAAATTAAGACCCAACTTGAAAGGAATGTTAATAAAAATGAATTTAGCATTAGTAGCTGGTACGATTTGCACAAAGACCTGTACTCAATGATGCAAATTGAAAGATGGGTTGCCTATATTATTTTAAGTTTGATAATTGCAGTAGCAACTTTTAATGTTCTCGGTTCCTTATCAATGTCCGTCATAGAAAAGAAACAAGACATAGGAATTCTGCGATCAATGGGGGTTAAAGATAAATCTATACTTAGGATTTTTATGTTTGAAGGTGTACTGATTGGAATAATTGGAACAATTGCCGGAAGCCTGATTGGTTTAATGGTAGTTTTATTACAGGAACATTTCAAACTCTATCCATTAGATCCAACCAGATATATTATTGATGCTCTCCCCGTTCAATTAAGGTTATCTGATTTTTTAGCCGTTGCAGGAATGTCATTCTTTCTTTCATTTATCGCTTCTCTTTATCCGGCAAAAAGAGCCACTAAAATTGCGTTAATAGATGCAATAAAATGGGAGTAA
- a CDS encoding LD-carboxypeptidase, with product MKILKPSKLNKGDLIGIVSPASTPDDLTKIEKGVRYLEGLGYQIEVGSNVGQNIGYLAGSDEQRVADLHYMFSKKEVKAIICIRGGYGSPRLLDKIDYNLIKKYPKIFVGYSDITALQMAFYKKAGLITFAGPMVAVDFGGEVSKFTEEMFWALITSNKKFGKVKNPDNEKFNILRPGKAQGELLGGNLCLLVSLMGTEYFPSFEDKLVVFEEIGEAPYRVDRMLNQLKLAGILEQIKGVIIGRFVDCFETDQSKKSLTLNEVINDYFGKLKIPIIYNFQHGHIKDNITIAFGIKYKINTEDSFVEIIESAVE from the coding sequence ATGAAAATATTGAAACCTTCTAAATTGAACAAAGGGGATCTAATTGGTATCGTTTCGCCAGCATCAACCCCCGACGATCTGACAAAAATTGAAAAAGGTGTTAGATACCTTGAAGGTTTAGGGTACCAGATAGAAGTTGGTAGCAATGTTGGACAAAATATTGGCTATTTAGCTGGTAGTGATGAACAAAGGGTTGCTGATCTTCATTATATGTTTAGCAAAAAGGAAGTAAAAGCAATAATTTGTATACGCGGAGGATATGGCTCACCAAGATTACTTGACAAAATCGATTATAATTTAATAAAAAAATATCCTAAAATATTTGTTGGCTATAGTGATATAACTGCACTCCAGATGGCATTTTACAAGAAAGCTGGTTTAATCACTTTTGCTGGTCCTATGGTGGCTGTAGATTTTGGTGGAGAAGTTAGCAAGTTTACAGAAGAAATGTTCTGGGCATTGATAACTTCAAATAAAAAGTTTGGAAAAGTTAAAAATCCAGACAATGAAAAATTTAATATTCTTCGTCCTGGTAAAGCTCAAGGTGAATTACTCGGTGGCAATCTTTGTCTGTTGGTTTCACTAATGGGGACAGAATATTTTCCATCATTTGAAGATAAACTTGTTGTCTTTGAAGAAATTGGGGAAGCCCCGTACCGAGTTGATAGAATGTTAAATCAATTAAAACTTGCTGGAATATTAGAGCAGATTAAGGGAGTTATTATAGGAAGATTTGTGGATTGCTTTGAAACTGATCAATCTAAAAAATCATTAACATTAAATGAAGTTATTAACGATTACTTTGGGAAATTAAAGATTCCAATCATTTATAATTTCCAACATGGACATATAAAAGACAACATAACAATTGCATTTGGAATAAAGTATAAGATTAATACAGAAGACTCTTTTGTTGAAATTATTGAAAGCGCTGTAGAGTAA
- a CDS encoding lysophospholipid acyltransferase family protein, which translates to MINNIYKNLILTQEDVYKTSSESNAHFLKGTAVNFFIHLIGIVLRGGKLAKQNNYGNKEWVESSLGVMRGLEKAGIKFDISGLKNISGFEGPAIFISNHMSTLETSVLPLLIQPQKDVTFVVKQELLNVPFFGTLLKSRNPIVVGRSNPREDFIHVINQGEENIKRGRSIIIFPQRTRSSVFDAASFNTMGIKLAKKTDAYVVPIALVTDAWGNGKIIKEFGKIDSTKIVYISFGVPFKVESSGTKEHSLVIDFIKSKLIEWKRHDCILENGR; encoded by the coding sequence TTGATAAATAACATCTACAAAAATTTAATATTAACCCAGGAAGATGTATACAAAACATCTTCGGAAAGTAACGCTCATTTTTTAAAAGGTACCGCAGTAAATTTTTTTATTCATCTCATTGGTATAGTGCTTCGAGGTGGAAAACTCGCTAAACAAAATAATTATGGAAATAAAGAATGGGTAGAGTCAAGTTTGGGTGTTATGCGTGGGTTGGAAAAAGCTGGGATAAAATTTGATATATCGGGTTTAAAAAACATTTCAGGATTTGAAGGTCCTGCCATATTTATTTCCAACCATATGAGCACTTTAGAAACAAGTGTACTTCCATTATTAATTCAACCGCAAAAGGATGTTACTTTTGTTGTGAAGCAGGAGTTACTAAATGTTCCTTTCTTTGGTACTCTATTAAAAAGTAGAAATCCGATAGTAGTTGGAAGAAGTAATCCACGTGAAGATTTTATACATGTAATTAATCAGGGTGAAGAAAATATTAAAAGGGGAAGATCGATTATAATTTTTCCACAGCGGACAAGAAGTTCTGTTTTTGATGCAGCTTCCTTTAATACAATGGGAATTAAATTAGCAAAAAAAACTGATGCATATGTGGTTCCAATTGCATTAGTAACCGATGCCTGGGGTAATGGTAAAATAATTAAAGAGTTTGGTAAAATAGATTCAACTAAGATTGTATACATTTCATTTGGAGTACCTTTTAAAGTGGAATCAAGTGGTACTAAAGAACATTCATTGGTTATCGATTTTATAAAATCAAAATTGATAGAGTGGAAGCGGCACGATTGTATATTAGAAAATGGGAGATGA
- a CDS encoding MFS transporter, protein MAQTKNEKGIFRSFSKNFWTVITMEFFERGSYYGVMSVLSVYLVMSVNEGGLGFSKESVGIIKSTITPLLYFLPILSGAIAERFGYRKTLMFAFTVMSVGYFLTSMVTSYTLVFLSLLLMVIGAGFFKPIISGTIARSTDEKNSTVGFGIFYWSINLGAFIFPLFLIPILKNISWSYIFLMAAVGTGWLLILNFFVYKEPAKPASTKSVLEVLKGAVLVLKDFRFILMIVIYSGFWILYFQMFDTVLWYLKEHVEMKQVNSFVNSFLSLFMSNPAWKFDAEHVTVINAGTIILLQIVISNIVKHTKALPTMIIGIGLGTIGMGILAISTNAWVFIAGIIIFSIGEMTAHPKYISYVGLIAPPDKKALYLGYAFLYGVLGSGIGGVLGANLYVHFVDKLNQPGTLWLIFSMIGVVTIVGLLLFNKFLAPKQGVKN, encoded by the coding sequence ATGGCACAAACCAAAAATGAAAAAGGTATTTTCAGATCTTTTTCTAAAAATTTCTGGACTGTTATTACGATGGAATTTTTTGAAAGAGGTTCATATTATGGTGTAATGTCAGTTCTTTCAGTATACCTTGTAATGAGTGTAAATGAAGGTGGATTAGGTTTTAGTAAAGAAAGTGTTGGAATAATTAAAAGTACTATAACTCCCCTATTATACTTCTTGCCAATTTTATCAGGAGCCATCGCAGAAAGGTTCGGCTACCGTAAAACTTTAATGTTTGCTTTTACAGTAATGAGCGTTGGTTATTTTCTAACAAGTATGGTAACATCATATACATTAGTCTTTCTAAGTTTACTTCTGATGGTTATTGGGGCTGGCTTTTTCAAACCTATAATTTCCGGAACAATTGCCCGCTCAACGGATGAAAAAAATTCAACCGTTGGATTTGGTATATTCTACTGGTCGATAAATTTAGGTGCCTTTATTTTCCCTCTATTTCTTATTCCAATATTAAAAAATATTTCTTGGTCTTATATTTTTTTAATGGCAGCCGTTGGAACTGGCTGGCTTCTTATTCTAAACTTTTTTGTTTATAAAGAACCAGCTAAACCAGCAAGTACAAAAAGTGTTTTAGAAGTTTTGAAAGGAGCAGTTTTAGTACTTAAAGATTTTAGATTCATTCTTATGATAGTAATTTATTCTGGTTTTTGGATTCTCTATTTTCAGATGTTTGATACGGTATTATGGTATTTAAAAGAACACGTAGAAATGAAACAAGTAAACAGTTTCGTAAATTCATTTCTATCGCTCTTTATGTCAAATCCCGCATGGAAGTTTGATGCGGAACATGTTACAGTGATTAATGCGGGAACAATCATACTTCTCCAAATAGTTATATCGAATATTGTAAAGCATACCAAAGCTCTTCCTACAATGATCATTGGAATTGGATTAGGAACTATTGGAATGGGAATTTTAGCCATCTCTACCAACGCATGGGTTTTTATAGCTGGTATAATAATTTTTTCAATTGGAGAAATGACAGCTCATCCAAAATATATAAGTTATGTTGGATTAATTGCTCCCCCGGATAAGAAAGCCCTTTACCTGGGTTATGCTTTCCTTTATGGAGTTTTAGGAAGTGGAATCGGTGGTGTTTTAGGTGCTAATCTTTATGTTCATTTTGTTGATAAATTAAATCAACCCGGTACACTATGGCTAATTTTCTCGATGATTGGAGTTGTTACAATTGTTGGGCTTCTTCTATTCAATAAATTCCTGGCACCAAAACAAGGTGTAAAAAACTGA
- a CDS encoding ABC transporter permease — MNFPFFIANRFSLSKKNSRFLSLIGIITIVGIAIGVATLILTLTVLSGFKETISRKIIQLNSHIQITSFNNRVLPDYKIIRPALENKLKPYVEGISPFASNLAIIKSKRTTDGIIIKGILPEYDVSNLKSYITDGRLDLTYQKFQPSILIGKKLAEKLQTRCGDLLTTFTIKNNSIPSPENPPGIKQFRVAAIFESGMAEYDDQFAYTNLLTAQEIFGMTNSVNGYDIKLNNITKIDSLANNLGDYLGYPYYVRTIFKVYQNIFTWIDLQKRLIPIALILIVIVAVFNIVGTLLMIVLERANAIGILKSMGAKNNQVISVFLLQGIYLSIIGIVLGNLIALILSKLQQEFNIIKIPETVYFMSQAPVVIEWQSYLIISVATLILCILASIIPSYIGSKFSPISTLRFN, encoded by the coding sequence ATGAATTTCCCTTTTTTCATAGCTAATAGATTTTCTCTTTCGAAGAAAAATTCGAGATTTCTTTCTCTAATTGGTATAATTACAATTGTTGGGATTGCAATTGGAGTAGCTACTCTTATACTCACTTTAACAGTTTTAAGCGGATTTAAGGAAACAATTAGCCGAAAAATTATCCAACTCAACTCGCATATTCAAATTACTTCCTTTAATAACAGAGTCTTGCCTGATTATAAAATTATCAGACCAGCTTTGGAGAATAAATTAAAACCATATGTAGAAGGAATTTCACCCTTCGCAAGTAATTTAGCAATTATCAAATCAAAACGAACAACTGATGGCATAATAATAAAGGGTATTCTTCCAGAATATGATGTATCAAATCTTAAATCATATATAACGGATGGAAGATTAGATTTAACTTATCAAAAATTTCAGCCTTCAATACTTATTGGAAAAAAGCTTGCTGAAAAATTACAAACTCGATGTGGAGATTTGTTAACAACCTTTACAATTAAGAATAATTCTATTCCTTCTCCGGAAAATCCACCTGGAATAAAACAATTTAGAGTTGCTGCAATCTTTGAAAGTGGAATGGCAGAATACGACGATCAATTTGCTTATACCAATCTTTTAACAGCACAAGAAATTTTTGGAATGACAAATAGTGTAAACGGATACGATATTAAACTCAACAATATTACAAAGATTGACAGTCTGGCAAATAATCTTGGCGATTATCTTGGTTATCCATATTATGTCCGGACGATATTTAAAGTTTACCAGAATATTTTCACCTGGATTGATTTACAAAAACGGCTTATCCCAATAGCTCTGATTTTAATAGTTATTGTTGCTGTCTTCAACATAGTTGGCACTTTGTTAATGATAGTTTTAGAAAGAGCAAATGCTATTGGAATATTAAAATCGATGGGTGCAAAAAACAACCAGGTAATTTCAGTCTTTCTTCTTCAGGGAATTTATTTGTCTATCATCGGAATAGTGTTGGGAAATTTAATTGCACTAATTTTAAGTAAATTGCAGCAGGAGTTTAACATAATAAAAATTCCAGAGACGGTTTATTTCATGTCCCAGGCACCAGTTGTAATAGAGTGGCAAAGTTATTTAATTATTTCGGTGGCAACATTAATACTCTGTATACTCGCTTCGATAATTCCAAGCTATATTGGAAGTAAATTTTCTCCAATTTCAACATTGAGATTTAATTAA
- a CDS encoding 2-oxoacid:acceptor oxidoreductase subunit alpha, which translates to MNKEKEIKLLSEVTVRFAGDSGDGMQLTGTQFSDTTALFGNDLSTLPDYPAEIRAPAGTLYGVSGYQLHFSSSDIHTPGDNPDVLVAMNPAALKINLKDLKPDATIILNTDSFDAKNLKLAEYKTNPLEDDTLKGFNVIGVQITNLTVKALEGVPLSNKEIMRCKNFFALGMMYWLYDRSIDTTVNWIKEKFQNKPNIVEANTRALKAGYFYGDTTELFTTRYNVEPAQLPEGKYRNISGNEATALGFVAATVQSGLQLFLGSYPITPASDILHELSKYKNFGIKTFQAEDEIAGITSAIGAAFAGSLALTTTSGPGLSLKSEAIGLAVMTELPLVIVDVQRGGPSTGLPTKTEQGDLLQCVYGRNGEAPVAVIAAQSPSDCFYMAIEAARIATKFMTPVILLTDGYLANGSEPWLVPHVNELPDLKVSFRTEKEGFFPFLRDENLARPWAIPGTPGLEHRIGGLEKSNITGNVNYDAENHDFMVRLRTQKVKNIENDIPELEVIHEQEGELLVLGWGSTFGAITEAINRVRKNGSKVSHAHLKYLNPFPKNTGKVLKNFKKILIPEINLGQLAKMIRSDYLIDVIQFNLVRGLPFKAVEIEEKLNALLGGNNGK; encoded by the coding sequence ATGAATAAAGAAAAAGAAATAAAACTTCTAAGTGAAGTAACGGTGCGGTTTGCTGGTGATTCCGGCGATGGAATGCAGTTAACCGGTACTCAATTTAGTGATACAACTGCTCTCTTTGGAAATGATTTAAGTACACTTCCGGATTATCCTGCAGAAATCCGTGCACCTGCCGGTACATTATATGGTGTCAGCGGTTATCAATTGCATTTCAGCAGTAGTGATATTCATACACCTGGAGACAATCCAGATGTGTTGGTTGCTATGAATCCCGCTGCCCTTAAAATAAATCTTAAGGATCTAAAACCCGATGCTACAATAATTTTAAACACAGATTCTTTTGACGCAAAAAATTTAAAACTTGCCGAATACAAAACTAATCCCTTGGAAGATGATACTCTTAAAGGATTCAATGTTATTGGAGTTCAAATTACCAATCTAACAGTAAAAGCACTTGAAGGTGTTCCGCTTTCCAATAAAGAAATAATGCGTTGTAAAAATTTCTTTGCGCTTGGTATGATGTATTGGCTTTACGACAGATCGATTGATACAACGGTAAATTGGATTAAGGAAAAATTTCAGAACAAACCGAACATTGTTGAAGCAAATACAAGAGCTTTGAAAGCCGGATATTTTTACGGTGATACAACAGAATTATTTACAACTCGATATAATGTAGAACCAGCACAGCTACCGGAAGGTAAATATAGAAACATTTCCGGGAACGAAGCAACTGCATTAGGATTTGTAGCAGCTACGGTTCAAAGTGGATTGCAATTATTTTTAGGCTCATATCCAATTACTCCCGCTTCTGATATCTTACATGAACTAAGTAAGTATAAAAATTTTGGAATAAAAACATTTCAGGCAGAAGATGAGATTGCAGGAATTACTTCAGCAATTGGAGCCGCATTTGCCGGTTCACTTGCTCTTACAACTACAAGCGGTCCTGGTTTATCTCTTAAATCGGAAGCGATTGGATTAGCAGTAATGACTGAACTTCCTCTGGTAATTGTTGATGTTCAACGTGGTGGACCAAGTACTGGTCTTCCTACTAAAACAGAACAGGGGGATTTACTTCAATGTGTTTATGGCAGGAATGGCGAAGCGCCTGTTGCTGTTATTGCTGCTCAATCTCCAAGCGATTGTTTCTATATGGCTATTGAAGCTGCCAGAATTGCAACTAAATTTATGACACCAGTTATACTTCTTACGGATGGTTACCTTGCAAATGGCTCTGAACCTTGGTTAGTACCACATGTAAATGAATTACCCGATTTGAAAGTTTCTTTCAGAACAGAAAAAGAAGGATTTTTCCCTTTCTTAAGAGATGAGAATCTTGCGCGTCCGTGGGCTATCCCCGGTACACCGGGATTAGAACACCGCATAGGTGGTTTGGAAAAATCGAATATTACAGGCAACGTGAATTACGATGCTGAAAATCATGATTTTATGGTTCGCCTGCGAACACAAAAAGTAAAGAACATAGAAAACGATATACCGGAATTAGAAGTTATTCATGAACAGGAAGGGGAGCTTCTTGTATTAGGTTGGGGAAGCACATTCGGAGCAATTACAGAAGCTATCAATCGTGTTAGAAAAAACGGTTCTAAAGTTTCTCATGCTCATTTGAAATATCTCAATCCATTTCCAAAGAATACAGGCAAGGTTTTAAAAAACTTTAAGAAAATTCTAATTCCGGAAATTAACCTTGGTCAGCTTGCAAAAATGATTAGAAGTGATTACCTGATTGATGTAATTCAGTTTAATTTGGTAAGAGGTTTGCCATTTAAAGCTGTTGAGATTGAAGAAAAATTAAATGCACTTTTAGGAGGTAATAATGGAAAATAA